DNA from Arthrobacter sp. SLBN-112:
CCCCTGCCACGCAGCCTGGCCGTCCACAGAGCCCCGTAGGTGACGCTGGCGAGCAGGTAGGGAATGGTCAGCGCGGTCAGCGCCAGGCCAAGCCAGATGGTCGCCTGAAAAACTGCCATCGTGTTGTCGTCGTACATGTCACCGATCCGTGACGTGCTCAGGGTGATCAAGAGCAGCAGAAGCAGAAGCAAAACGCCGGACAGGACCAGCAGGGTTGCCCGGAAGATCCTTGCCCATGCGGGCAAGGGGGCTTTCTTCATTGGATCCCCCTGACGGCTGAAGTCTTCGTGCTGGTTCGTGCGGTGGGGCTCCACGGTTCTCTCTTCCTGGCGGGGACTCCAAGTCTTCCATGCAACGGGGACGGTGTGACTCAGCCGAGGCTATACTCGGTGCCAGCCATGACCAGTCTCCCTGCCTCCCCCGCCAGTGTCCGCATCGATGCCTGGCTGTGGGCCATCCGCGCCTATAAAACGCGATCGGCCGCCACTGCAGCCTGCCGGGCAGGGCACGTCCGCCTGAACGGCAGCCCGTCGAAGGCGTCGGCGACCCTTGTTACAGGCGACACCGTGACCGTCCGCATGTCCGGGTACGAGCGCATCCTGGAGGTCCGGCGGCTGATCGCGAAGCGTGTGGGAGCCGAGGCGGCCTCACACTGCTTCACCGACCACACTCCCCCGCGGCCCGTTCTGCCGGCGCTCGGCCTGCCGCAACGCGACCGGGGAGCGGGCAGGCCCACCAAAAAGGACCGCCGCGAGATGGAGCGGCTACGGGGCCCTGCGTGAAAGGCGTGCCGGAGACGTCAAGCGCCGGACCTGGCACGCGCCTGCACGAGGTTGGCGAACGGCAACCGGCCGAATTCCGCCACGAAGGCTGAATGACAAGCCGCTTCCGCGCTGTTCAGTTGTTCCGCCGGAAGTTCTTTCCACGCAATGGCCAGTGATCCCGCGTCGGCAAGCTGCCAAATTGCGCGCCCGTCCCAATGCCCGGGCGGCTTTCCTTGCCCGAAGTCCACAAACTCCTGGATCTGACGCCGGAGCCCCCGGTTACCTTTGCTTCCGGGCCCGGCTTTTCCGACATAGAGAACCACGGCGCCGTCCACCCACTCGGCGGCCAGGGCGGCTGCGGGAAGCGACGGTTCCTTCTTCTTGAAGACGCCCGCTGTGCTTTTCGGAAGGAAGCGCGGTTGGAAGCCTTCCGGGGCCACAACGGTGAAGAGCCCCGTTCCTTGTGGGATCCTCATGGCCTCAAGGTCCTGGATCGGCCGGAAGCCAGCGAAACCTTCGGCCTTCAGGCCCTTCCTGGTGAACTGCATAATCCATTGAACAGCATGTCCTCGGAATGTCCTCGGACGGCTGTAGCCTGCCGTTTTCCACATAGGGCAGTTGAGTTGCTGCGGTTGTCACACCCTGATGGAAGACTTTGGTTATGGAAGCAGTATTGCGGTCGGTGCAAGCGGGTGGTGCGGTACTCGTTGCTGGGCCACGGACGCCCCTCGGTGCCGGCCCGCTTTCGTTTCCGTCCTCCCCGGCTGCCCCTTCCATTGCTGATGTCATTAGGCTGTTGGCGTCTGTTCCCATGGCCAGCGATGATGCCGGGAAGATTGACCAGGTGCGGGAGCTGGAGGACCTGAAGTGCCTGGCCGGTGCCCGTCAGGCCGATGCCACCGTTGCTTTTGATTTGTCGCAGCGCCGTGAGCAGGCCGCCGCCGGGGTTCCCGTGAATGAACAGGGCGCCGGGGTCGGGGCGCAGATCGCGTTGGCCCGGCGGGAAGTCCCGGCCCGGGGGTCCCGGTTGCTGGGCCTGGCCAAAACCCTCACCGGGATGCCGCACACCTTCGCCGCGTTCCGGGCTGGCCTGCTGAATGAGTGGCGGGCCACGCTGGTCGTGAAGGAAACCATCTGCCTCAGCCCGGAGGACCGGGCGGGGGTGGATGAGGAACTCGCCGCCGACACCGGCACCCTCGAGGGCGCCGGCGACAAGGCCATTGTGGCCGCGGTCCGGGCCGCCGCGTACCGGCGCGACCCGGCCTCCGTCACGAAACGGGCCGCACGCGCCATCACGGAAAGGACTGTGAGTCTGCGCCCGGCACCGGACACCATGACGTACCTGACCGCACTGCTGCCGGTCGCCCAAGGAGTCGCCGCCTACACCGCCCTGACCCGCGACGCGGACACTGCCCGCAGCGGCGGTGACGAGCGGTCCCGGGGTCAGGTCATGGCCGACATCCTCGTCGAACGCGTTACCGGTATCCCCGGCGGGATCAGCGGGGTTCAGATCCAGCTCGTCATGACCGACCGCACCCTCCTCCAGGCCGATTCCGAACCGGCAAGGCTTCCCGGTTACGGCACCATCCCCGCAGCAGCCGCCCGGGACATCGCCCTCACCCCTCCAGCCACCAAACCCGGTTCCCCCGCCACTGATGACACCGCCCAAGACCCCGCCGGCATGGTCGATATTGCCGGCCGGCACGACCTGGATCTCTGGGTCCGGCGGCTCTACACCGCACCCGCTACCGGCGAGCTGTTGGCAATGGACTCCAAGGCCCGGTTCTTCCCGGCCGGATTGAAACGCTTCCTCCAGATCCGGGACGACACCTGCCGCACGCCGTACTGCGACGCCCCCATCCGCCACCACGACCACATCACCGCCTGGCACGACGGCGGCCCCACCAGCGCCCGTAACGGCCAGGGCCTCTGCAAAGCCTGCAACCACACCAAAGAAACATCCGGCTGGACCACAAAACCCATCCCCGGACGTAGGCACACCGTTGCCACCACCACCCCAACCGGCCACCCCCACCACTCCACCGCACCACCACTACCGGGTTCACGGTTAGCGGGGACACTGTTAGCGGGGACACGGTCACGCTCAGGAACAGTGGTTGGCGCTGGCGCGTGCCCACCCCTGACATGGTCATTTCCTCCTGCAGGGGCCGGCTGGGCCGAATTCGGTGTGCCCACCCCTCGCCGCAAAAGCGTAGAGTGACATAGGACGCCTGATTCTGGACGCCTCGCTGCCAAGGGAGAAATCGTGACGATTGATTGGGACGAAAAAAAGGCCCTGCTACAGGAACCGAACATCGCAAAGGTAACCCAGCTTTGCGATGAACTCATGGAGAAGAAGCCCGGTTCCAGGGTCCCCTACATCGACCCCGTCCACGACGAAGATGAGTGCAGGATCATCAGCCTCCAGGCCAGCCCAGGCAAGGGCACCGAGTCCGGATTTGTCTCCCACAACAACGATGACGAAGCTGCCCGGCGGGCCACCCAGATCTACGAACTCGCTGAGCTGGATCCCCGCTACGTCATGCCGTGGAATGCCTACCCTTGGGTCCGTGAAAGCGGCAGCCCGTCGGCCCTGAGTGTCCAGGAGAAGACCGACGGCCTGCGTCCTTTCCGGCAGTTCCTCAAAATCAACTCCCGGGTGTCCGCGATCATTGCTCATGGGACTGACGCGTCCACGTTCCTCACCCTGTTCGAGAAGACCTACCATTCATCGCTGAAGAACGCCGGCATCAAAATCTACAAGGCCTCCGCCCTCGGCGGCAGGGCCTTTGCTGTTTCCGAAGCCAAGCAGGAAGAGCTGCTGGCCAAGAGCGTTGACACCTACCGTGACGCCATGCAGCGGGCAGGAATCCAGCACCTGTAGCCGACCTTTTCCCAGCCTTCTTTCAGCCGCGCAGGCGCATACTCGTAGGTACCCTGACCGGCGAAAGAACCAGGCTGAACCGTGACGCCCTACCCCAACCGTTCCCACGGCGCGGAACCCCCAGCGGAGGCCGCAGCCCTGCTGGCGCTGGCTTCCGCGCTGGCCATCGCTGTCTTCCTGCCGGTCCGGATGCCGTTCCTGGCAAAGCTCGGCCCTGTCCCGGCGCCCCGGGGCTGACGCCGCCGCCATGACGGGTTTCATCGACGGCCTCCTGAACGTCAGCCCGATCGTGGCGTACGTTGCCGTCTTCTGCCTGGTATTTGCCGAGGACGCATTGTTTGTCGGCTTCGTCATCCCAGGCGAAACAGCAGCCGTCCTCGGGGGCGTGGTGGCCAGCCGGGGCGAGGTGCAGCTGGGCATCATGATGGCCCTGGTGGTGGGTGCCGCCATCATTGGCGACAGCGTCGGCTATGAGGTGGGCAAGCATCTGGGCTCCCGCATCCTGGAGTCAAAGGCGCTCCGCCGCCACGCCGGGAGGTTGGAGAACGCGCAGGACTTCCTCCGCCGGAAGGGCGGTTCCGCTGTCTTCCTTGGCCGGTTCACTGCCTTCTTCCGGGCTGTCATGCCAGCCCTCGCCGGCACGTCCCGGATGCCCTACGGCCGGTTCCTCGCCTGGAACTCCGTGGGCGGCATCGTCTGGGGCATCGGCTTCGTCCTGCTGGGCTTCCTCGCAGGCAACTCCTACGAGGCCGTCGCCCAGGCAGTGGGCCGGGATCTCGCCGTCGTCATCGCTGCTGTGGCCGTGGCGGCGCTCATAGTTTGGCACCTCCATTCACGACGGCGGCGGCAGCTGCGGCGCGCCGCCAACCAACGGCAGGACTAGGGAGAGCTTGACAGCAACTGTGACCAGTGCCATATTTGAGGACGTGAACCTGTCAGACAGCCGGACAGCAGGACAGCCTGCACACCGTCCCCTTGCCCGGCTCAGCGCTGCCGAGGCGGTGTTCAACGCCATCCGCGGGGACATCGAATCCGGTGCGATTCCGGTGGGAAGCAAGCTCAGTTCAGAGTCCACCCTCTCGCAGCAGTACGGAGTCAGCCGCTCGGTCATCCGGGAAGCCCTCCGCTCCTGCACGGCCCTGGGCCTCACGGTCACCAGGACCGGAAAGGGCACGTTCGTCATTGCCAGCAAGGTGGCCAATGACCTAACCCTGGGGCAATACTCCGCACGGGACTTGACGGAAGCGCGTCCCCACATCGAGGTCCCGGCTGCAGGCCTGGCAGCGGAGCGGCGCACTCCGGAGGAACTCGACGTCCTCCGCGGGATCGTCGCCGCCATGGCCGCGGAAACGGATCCGGAATCCTGGGTGGCGCTGGATTCCAGCTTCCATGCCACCATTGCGCGCGCCAGTGGCAACAAAGTGTTCGCGAGCGTCGTGGCTGACATCCGCGACGCATTGGCCCACCAGTCCGAGACACTGAACATGGTGGCTGACCGCCAGCACGCCTCCGATATTGAGCACCAGCAGATCCTTGCCGCCATCGAGACCGGTTCCGCGGAAAACGCCCGCGCCGCCATGGCCCACCACCTGGAAGCCGTGGGCGAAGCCCTGGAATCCATCCTCAACAGCTAGCCGAATCCAACCAACGCTCCCAAGGACTCCATGCCATCCCCCGTGTTTTCTGCTGCCCACACCGCTGCCCCGGACAAGCTGGCCCTGCCACAGCACATCCCGCTGGCAGCCGCCCTCCGCGACGGCCTGTTGGAAAGTGTCCATTATGGTTCAGGGATTGCGCTTGCGGCTGACGGTTCAGTGGCGGCAGCCGCAGGTGACCCGCTGACTCCGTTCTATCCCCGCTCCGCTCTCAAGCCCCTGCAGGCCGTGGCCATGGTCCGTGCCGGCCTGGAACTCCCTGCAGATCTCCTGGCGTTGGCCGCCGCGAGCCATTCGGGCGCGGCAGTGCACCGGGACGGCGCCCTGCGCATCCTGGAACTGCACGGTCTGGCCACCACCGACCTGGAAAACAGCACCGATCTCCCCTATGGCACCACCGAGCGCGAGGACTGGCTGCGCAATGGCGGCCGCGCCACCCGGATCACCCAGAACTGCTCCGGGAAGCACGCCGCCATGGCCGCAACCTGTGCGATCAACGGCTGGCCCGTACAGGGCTACCTGGATCCCTCCCACCCGCTGCAGCAGCTCGTCGCCCGGACCGTCATTGACCTGACCGGCGAGGAGCCGGCCGGCGTGAGCACCGATGGCTGCGGGACCCCGTTGTTCGCCCTCACCCTCCAGGGCATGGCGCGCGCCTTTGGCCGGATCGCCCAGGCAGCCGCACGGCACGACGGCGACTTGGATCCCACGAACGCGGAAGCCGCCGTCGGGCTCGCCATGCAGCAACACCCACACATGGTGGCCGGGGAAGGCCGCGACGTCACCGAACTGATGCGACTTCTGCCCGGCGCCGTGGCCAAGGACGGCTTTGAGGGCGTCCAGCTGGTGGGCCTGGCTGACGGCAGTGCCGTGGCCGTGAAGATTTCCGACGGCGGCGACCGCGCCCGGATGCCCGCCACCGTGCGCCTGCTGGAGGCGCTGGGCGTGGACACCGAACCCCTCGGTGAGATCGCCACCGCACCCGTGCTGGGCGGCGGCCACCAGGTGGGCCTGCTGCTGGCCACTGACTTCCTGAACACCACCCAGTCCACGCCCGACAACGAAGCCCTGTGAGGACCTCAATGACCATGATCGACACCGCCGCGGACGCCACGTCTGCCCCCAGCACCAGGTCAGAGCACGACCTGCTGGGCGACCGGGACGTGCCCGCCCAGGCGTACTGGGGCGTACATACGCTCCGCGCCGTAGAGAACTTCCCCATCACCGGCCAGAAGCTGTCCTCCAATATGCACCTGGTCCGCGGGCTTGCCGCCGTGAAACTGGCGGCCGCCCGCACCAACCGGGAGCTCGGCCTGCTGGACGCCGAACGCGCCGACGCGATCGAGCAGGCCTGCCACGACGTCCTGGCCGGCCGGCTTGCCGACCAGTTTGTGGTGGACGTGGTCCAGGGCGGTGCGGGCACGTCGTCGAACATGAACGCCAATGAGGTCATCGCCAACCGTGCCCTGGAAATCCTTGGCCATCCCAAGGGCGACTACGCGCGGCTGCACCCGAATGACCACGTCAACCTCAGCCAGTCCACCAACGACGTGTACCCCACGGCCGTCAAGCTGGGCACCATCTTCGCCGCCAGGGAGCTGCTGGCAGCACTCGAGGAACTTGAGGACGCCTGCGATGCCAAGGCCATGGAATTCCGCACCGTGGTGAAAATGGGCCGGACCCAGCTCCAG
Protein-coding regions in this window:
- a CDS encoding RNA-binding S4 domain-containing protein, producing MTSLPASPASVRIDAWLWAIRAYKTRSAATAACRAGHVRLNGSPSKASATLVTGDTVTVRMSGYERILEVRRLIAKRVGAEAASHCFTDHTPPRPVLPALGLPQRDRGAGRPTKKDRREMERLRGPA
- a CDS encoding HNH endonuclease signature motif containing protein — encoded protein: MEAVLRSVQAGGAVLVAGPRTPLGAGPLSFPSSPAAPSIADVIRLLASVPMASDDAGKIDQVRELEDLKCLAGARQADATVAFDLSQRREQAAAGVPVNEQGAGVGAQIALARREVPARGSRLLGLAKTLTGMPHTFAAFRAGLLNEWRATLVVKETICLSPEDRAGVDEELAADTGTLEGAGDKAIVAAVRAAAYRRDPASVTKRAARAITERTVSLRPAPDTMTYLTALLPVAQGVAAYTALTRDADTARSGGDERSRGQVMADILVERVTGIPGGISGVQIQLVMTDRTLLQADSEPARLPGYGTIPAAAARDIALTPPATKPGSPATDDTAQDPAGMVDIAGRHDLDLWVRRLYTAPATGELLAMDSKARFFPAGLKRFLQIRDDTCRTPYCDAPIRHHDHITAWHDGGPTSARNGQGLCKACNHTKETSGWTTKPIPGRRHTVATTTPTGHPHHSTAPPLPGSRLAGTLLAGTRSRSGTVVGAGACPPLTWSFPPAGAGWAEFGVPTPRRKSVE
- a CDS encoding uracil-DNA glycosylase is translated as MTIDWDEKKALLQEPNIAKVTQLCDELMEKKPGSRVPYIDPVHDEDECRIISLQASPGKGTESGFVSHNNDDEAARRATQIYELAELDPRYVMPWNAYPWVRESGSPSALSVQEKTDGLRPFRQFLKINSRVSAIIAHGTDASTFLTLFEKTYHSSLKNAGIKIYKASALGGRAFAVSEAKQEELLAKSVDTYRDAMQRAGIQHL
- a CDS encoding DedA family protein produces the protein MTGFIDGLLNVSPIVAYVAVFCLVFAEDALFVGFVIPGETAAVLGGVVASRGEVQLGIMMALVVGAAIIGDSVGYEVGKHLGSRILESKALRRHAGRLENAQDFLRRKGGSAVFLGRFTAFFRAVMPALAGTSRMPYGRFLAWNSVGGIVWGIGFVLLGFLAGNSYEAVAQAVGRDLAVVIAAVAVAALIVWHLHSRRRRQLRRAANQRQD
- a CDS encoding FadR/GntR family transcriptional regulator; the protein is MNLSDSRTAGQPAHRPLARLSAAEAVFNAIRGDIESGAIPVGSKLSSESTLSQQYGVSRSVIREALRSCTALGLTVTRTGKGTFVIASKVANDLTLGQYSARDLTEARPHIEVPAAGLAAERRTPEELDVLRGIVAAMAAETDPESWVALDSSFHATIARASGNKVFASVVADIRDALAHQSETLNMVADRQHASDIEHQQILAAIETGSAENARAAMAHHLEAVGEALESILNS
- a CDS encoding asparaginase, with protein sequence MPSPVFSAAHTAAPDKLALPQHIPLAAALRDGLLESVHYGSGIALAADGSVAAAAGDPLTPFYPRSALKPLQAVAMVRAGLELPADLLALAAASHSGAAVHRDGALRILELHGLATTDLENSTDLPYGTTEREDWLRNGGRATRITQNCSGKHAAMAATCAINGWPVQGYLDPSHPLQQLVARTVIDLTGEEPAGVSTDGCGTPLFALTLQGMARAFGRIAQAAARHDGDLDPTNAEAAVGLAMQQHPHMVAGEGRDVTELMRLLPGAVAKDGFEGVQLVGLADGSAVAVKISDGGDRARMPATVRLLEALGVDTEPLGEIATAPVLGGGHQVGLLLATDFLNTTQSTPDNEAL